In Cololabis saira isolate AMF1-May2022 chromosome 1, fColSai1.1, whole genome shotgun sequence, the following proteins share a genomic window:
- the sptbn1 gene encoding spectrin beta chain, non-erythrocytic 1 isoform X1, with amino-acid sequence MMTTVAADYDHMELQQQYSSSDTVNNRWEDEWDNENSSARLFERSRIKALADEREAVQKKTFTKWVNSHLSRVSCRITDLYMDLRDGRMLIKLLEVLSGERLPKPTKGRMRIHCLENVDKALQFLKEQRVHLENMGSHDIVDGNHRLTLGLIWTIILRFQIQDISVETEDNKEKRSAKDALLLWCQMKTAGYPNVNIHNFTTSWRDGMAFNALIHKHRPDLIDFDKLKKSNAHYNLQNAFNLAEQHLGLTSLLDPEDISVDHPDEKSVITYVVTYYHYFSKMKALKVEGKRIGKVLDNALETEKMVEKYESLASDLLEWIEQTIIILNNRKFANSLMGVQQQLQAFNTYRTVEKPPKFVEKGNLEVLLFTIQSKMRANNQKVYMPREGKLISDINKAWERLEKAEHERELALRTELIRQEKLEQLARRFDRKAAMRETWLSENQRLVSQDNFGFDLQAVEAATKKHEAIETDIAAYEERVQAVVSVARELETERYHDIKRVAARKDNVIRLWEYLLELLKARRQRLEMNLGLQRVFQEMLYIMDWMDEMKMLLLSQDYGKHLLGVEDLLQKHALVEADIAIQADRVKAVSTNASKYSVSDSGYKPCDPQVIQDRVSHLEFSYQELTQLAAERRARLEESRRLWKFFWEMAEEEGWMREKEQILSSMEHGKDLTGALRLLSQQRALEDEMSGRAGHLQHTIAEGQAMVQADHFGSAKIQERIADLQAQWAALEQLAAGRKRRLEEALALHQFQADADDVDAWTLDALRIVSSGETGHDEFSTQALVRKHKDAAAEVASYRPVIDALHEQAAALPKEEAESEDVRGRLAGIEERYKEVAELTKLRKQVLQDALALYKMLSEANACEVWIDEKEQWLNNMEIPEKLEDLEVVQHRFESLEPEMNNQASRVAVVNQIARQLIHNGHPSEKDIKTQQDKLNNRWGQFRDLVDQKKESLNSALGVQNYHLECNETKSWIKEKTKVIESTQELGNDLTGVMALQRKLTSMERDLAAIEDKLGDLRGEAQRLAEEHPDQAKAITGRLAEITAVWEDMKNTLKTREESLGEARKLQQFLRELDDFQSWLSRTQTAIASEDMPNTLAEAEKLMAQHEGIKNEIQNYEEDYQKMRDMGETVTQGQTDAQYMFLRQRLQALDTGWNELHKMWENRQNLLSQSHAYQLFLRDTKQAEAFLNNQEYVLAHTEMPTTLEGAEAAIKKQEDFMTTMDANEDKINGVVEAGRRLASDGNINAERIQERVASIDERHKKNREAAVELLMRLKDNRDLQKFLQDCQELSLWISEKMLTAQDMTYDEARNLHSKWLKHQAFMAELQSNKEWLDKIQKDGALLVSEKPETEAVVKEKLAALQTMWEELESTTQTKAQCLFDANKAELFTQSCADLDKWLAGLEGQIQSDDYGKDLTSVNILLKKQQMLENQVEVRQKEVVELQSQVKALGQEVKDADEVDGRRQLVEKKFQELLDPLRHRRNFLVASREVHQFTRDVEDEILWAQERMPLATSTDHGHNLQTVQLLIKKNQTLQKEIQGHQPRINDILERSQGLLQDQTSNSDGIRQRLADLQQLWDQLKEEAEQRHARLQEAHKAQQYYFDAAEAEAWMSEQELYMMSEEKAKDELSSVTMLKKHQIMEQAVEDYAETVHQLSKTSRGLVADGHPESERISMRQSQVDKLYAGLKDLSEERRGKLDERLRLFQLNREVDDLEQWIAEREVVAGSHELGQDYEHVTMLQERFREFARDTGNIGQERVDGVNRLADELINTGHGDAATVAEWKDGLNEAWADLLELIDTRTQILAASFELHKFYQDAKEILARIADKHKKLPEEVGRDQNTVEMLQRMHTTFEHDIQALGTQVRQLQEDAVRLQSAYAGDKADDIQRRESEVLEAWRTLLEACDGRRVRLLDTGDKFRFFSMVRDLMLWMEDVIRLIEAQENPRDVSSVELLMNNHQGIKAEIDARNDSFTACIELGKALLARKHYASEEIKEKLLQLTDKRKEMIDKWEDRWEWLRLILEVHQFSRDAGVAEAWLLGQEPYLSSSLMGQSVDEVEKLIKRHEAFEKSAATWEERFSALERLTTLELLEVRRQQEEEERMRRPPTPEPALVQKEEPLQESAVTQNGLASDQDSPRDAVDGVDMVNGVIERSSKEPSPTPSPTLGRKSKSSQSSTLPSRNQDSISQMEGLLHRKHEWEGHNKKASNRSWHNVYCVISNQEMGFYKDSKAVAQGSAYHNETPVSLKDAACDVASDYKKKKHVFKLRAADGNEYLFQAKDEEEMSTWIQAILNASATDLPDTQSSNPGTPASVRAQTLPASITVTTESSPGKREKDREKDKEKRFSLFKKKQ; translated from the exons CCGAAGCCCACCAAAGGCCGGATGCGGATCCACTGTCTGGAGAATGTGGACAAAGCTCTGCAGttcctgaaggagcagcgggTCCACCTGGAGAACATGGGATCCCATGACATCGTGGATGGAAACCACCGCCTAACGCTGGGCCTCATCTGGACCATCATCCTCCGCTTCCAG ATTCAAGACATCAGCGTGGAAACTGAAGACAACAAGGAGAAGCGGTCGGCCAAAGACGCCCTGCTGCTCTGGTGTCAGATGAAGACGGCTGG gtATCCCAACGTCAACATCCACAACTTCACCACCAGCTGGAGAGACGGCATGGCCTTCAACGCGCTCATCCACAAGCACAG GCCTGATCTGATCGACTTTGACAAACTGAAGAAGTCCAACGCTCACTACAACCTGCAGAACGCCTTCAACCTGGCCGAGCAGCACCTGGGCCTGACCAGTCTGCTGGACCCAGAAG ATATCAGCGTGGATCATCCCGATGAGAAGTCCGTCATCACCTACGTGGTGACGTACTACCACTACTTCTCCAAGATGAAGGCGCTGAAGGTGGAGGGCAAACGGATCGGAAAG GTCTTGGACAACGCCCTTGAGACGGAGAAGATGGTCGAGAAGTACGAGTCTCTGGCGTCGGACCTGCTGGAGTGGATCGAGCagaccatcatcatcctcaacaACAGGAAGTTCGCCAACTCTCTGATGGgggtccagcagcagctgcaggccTTCAACACGTACCGGACCGTGGAGAAGCCGCCCAA GTTCGTGGAGAAGGGGAACCTGGAGGTTCTGCTCTTCACCATCCAGAGTAAGATGAGAGCCAACAACCAGAAGGTGTACATGCCGCGCGAGGGAAAGCTCATCTCCGACATCAACAAG GCATGGGAGCGCCTGGAGAAGGCGGAGCACGAGCGGGAGCTGGCTCTGAGGACGGAGCTCATCCGCCAGGAGAAGCTGGAGCAGCTGGCCCGACGCTTCGACCGCAAGGCAGCCATGAGGGAGACCTGGCTCAGCGAGAACCAGAGACTGGTGTCCCAG GACAACTTTGGCTTTGACCTTCAGGCGGTTGAAGCAGCTACCAAGAAGCACGAGGCGATTGAGACGGACATTGCAGCGTACGAAGAGCGCGTCCAGGCGGTGGTTTCCGTGGCGAGGGAGCTGGAAACGGAGCGCTACCATGACATCAAGCGCGTTGCAGCCAGgaaggacaacgtcatccgacTGTGGGAGtacctgctggagctgctgaaggCGCGCAGGCAGAGGCTGGAGATGAACCTGGGCCTGCAGAGGGTCTTCCAGGAGATGCTCTACATCATGGACTGGATGGACGAGATGAAG ATGTTGCTCCTGTCTCAGGATTATGGGAAGCATCTGTTGGGGGTGGAGGACCTGCTGCAGAAACACGCCCTGGTGGAGGCCGACATCGCCATCCAGGCCGACAGGGTGAAGGCCGTGTCCACCAACGCCAGCAAGTACTCCGTCTCTGACAGCG GCTACAAGCCATGTGACCCTCAGGTGATCCAGGACCGAGTGTCCCACCTGGAGTTCTCCTACCAGGAACTGACCCAGTTGGCTGCTGAGCGCCGTGCCCGTCTGGAGGAGTCTCGCCGCCTCTGGAAGTTTTTCTGGGAgatggcggaggaggagggttGGATGCGTGAGAAGGAGCAGATCCTGTCCTCCATGGAGCATGGGAAGGACCTGACGGGGGCGCTGCGCCTCCTCAGCCAGCAGCGCGCCCTGGAGGACGAGATGAGCGGCCGCGCCGGCCACCTGCAGCACACCATCGCCGAAGGCCAGGCCATGGTGCAGGCGGATCACTTCGGCTCAGCCAAGATCCAGGAGCGCATCGCCGACCTGCAGGCGCAGTGGGCGGCGCTGGAGCAGCTGGCTgccgggaggaagaggaggctggAGGAGGCTCTGGCCCTGCACCAGTTCCAGGCTGACGCCGACGACGTCGACGCCTGGACGCTGGACGCGCTGCGCATCGTCTCCAGCGGAGAGACGGGCCACGACGAGTTCTCCACCCAGGCGCTGGTCAGGAAACACAAGGACGCGGCAGCGGAGGTGGCCAGCTACCGGCCCGTCATCGATGCGCTACACGAGCAGGCCGCCGCGCTGCCCAAGGAGGAGGCGGAGTCAGAGGACGTGCGCGGACGGTTGGCTGGGATTGAGGAGCGCTACAAGGAGGTGGCGGAGCTGACGAAGCTGAGgaagcaggtgctgcaggacgcGCTGGCACTCTACAAGATGTTGAGTGAAGCTAACGCCTGCGAGGTCTGGATCGACGAGAAGGAGCAGTGGCTCAACAACATGGAGATCCCCGAAAAACTGGAGGACCTGGAAGTCGTCCAGCACAG GTTTGAGAGTCTGGAGCCAGAGATGAACAACCAAGCGTCCCGTGTGGCCGTGGTGAACCAGATCGCCCGGCAGCTGATACACAACGGTCACCCGAGCGAGAAGGACATCAAGACCCAGCAGGACAAGCTCAACAACAG GTGGGGCCAGTTCCGGGACCTGGTGGACCAGAAGAAGGAGTCCCTGAACTCGGCTCTGGGTGTGCAGAACTACCACCTTGAGTGCAACGAGACCAAGTCCTGGATCAAAGAGAAGACCAAAGTCATCGAGTCCACCCAGGAGCTGGGCAACGACTTGACCGGGGTCATGGCCCTGCAGCGCAAACTGACCAGCATGGAGCGGGACCTGGCCGCCATCGAGGACAAGCTGGGCGACCTGCGAGGAGAAGCCCAGCGGCTGGCCGAGGAGCACCCCGACCAGGCCAAGGCCATCACGGGCCGCCTGGCTGAGATCACCGCCGTCTGGGAGGACATGAAGAACACTCTGAAGACCCGCGAGGAGTCTCTGGGGGAAGCCAGGAAGCTTCAGCAGTTCCTGCGAGAGCTGGACGACTTCCAGTCCTGGCTGTCCCGCACGCAGACGGCCATCGCCTCCGAAGACATGCCCAACACGCTGGCCGAGGCCGAGAAGCTGATGGCCCAGCACGAGGGCATCAAGAACGAGATCCAGAACTACGAGGAGGACTACCAGAAGATGCGGGACATGGGCGAGACGGTGACGCAGGGCCAGACGGACGCCCAGTACATGTTCCTGCGGCAGCGGCTGCAGGCGCTCGACACCGGCTGGAACGAGCTGCACAAGATGTGGGAGAACCGGCAGAACCTGCTGTCTCAGTCCCACGCCTACCAGCTGTTCCTGAGGGACACCAAGCAGGCGGAGGCCTTCCTCAACAACCAG GAGTACGTCCTGGCTCACACTGAGATGCCCACCACTCTGGAGGGGGCCGAGGCCGCCATCAAGAAGCAGGAAGACTTCATGACCACCATGGACGCCAACGAGGACAAGATCAATGGCGTGGTAGAGGCGGGCCGACGGCTGGCCAGCGACGGAAACATCAACGCCGAACGCATCCAGGAGAGGGTCGCCTCCATCGATGAAAG ACACAAGAAGAACCGGGAGGCAGCGGTGGAGCTGCTCATGAGGCTGAAGGACAACCGAGACCTCCAGAAGTTCCTGCAGGACTGCCAGGAG CTGTCCCTGTGGATCAGTGAGAAGATGCTGACGGCGCAGGACATGACCTACGATGAGGCCAGGAACCTGCACAGCAAGTGGCTGAAGCACCAGGCCTTCATGGCTGAGCTGCAGTCCAACAAGGAGTGGCTGGACAAGATCCAGAAG GACGGGGCGCTGCTGGTGTCGGAGAAGCCAGAGACGGAGGCGGTGGTGAAGGAGAAGCTGGCGGCGCTCCAGACCATGTGGGAGGAGCTGGAGTCCACCACGCAGACCAAAGCCCAGTGTCTGTTCGACGCCAACAAGGCGGAGCTGTTCACCCAGAGCTGCGCCGACCTGGACAAGTGGCTGGCCGGCCTGGAGGGCCAGATCCAGTCCGACGACTACGGCAAAGACCTGACGTCCGTCAACATCCTGCTCAAGAAGCAGCAG ATGCTGGAGAACCAGGTGGAGGTGCGTCAGAAGGAggtggtggagctgcagagccaGGTGAAGGCCCTCGGTCAGGAGGTGAAGGACGCCGACGAGGTGGACGGCCGGCGGCAGCTTGTGGAGAAGAAGTTCCAGGAGCTGCTGGATCCCCTGCGGCACCGCAGGAACTTCCTGGTGGCGTCCAGAGAAGTTCATCAGTTCACCCGGGACGTCGAGGATGAGATC CTCTGGGCTCAGGAGAGGATGCCGTTGGCCACGTCCACCGACCACGGACACAACCTGCAGACGGTGCAGCTGCTCATCAAGAAGAACCAG ACGCTGCAGAAGGAGATCCAGGGCCACCAGCCGCGCATCAACGACATCCTGGAGCGCAGCCAGGGcctcctgcaggaccagacctCCAACAGCGATGGGATCCGGCAGCGCTTGGccgacctgcagcagctgtgggaCCAGCTGAAGGAGGAGGCGGAGCAACGCCACGCCCGCCTCCAGGAGGCCCACAAAGCCCAGCAGTACTACTTCGACGCCGCCGAGGCCGAGGCCTGGATGAGCGAGCAGGAGCTCTACATGATGTCAGAAGAGAAGGCCAAG gatgagctgagCTCCGTCACCATGCTGAAGAAGCACCAGATCATGGAGCAGGCGGTGGAGGACTACGCCGAGACCGTCCACCAGCTGTCCAAGACCAGCAGGGGCCTGGTGGCCGACGGACACCCCGAGAG cgaGCGGATCAGCATGCGCCAGTCTCAGGTGGATAAGCTGTACGCAGGGCTCAAGGACCTGTCGGAGGAGAGGCGGGGCAAACTGGATGAGCGGCTCCGGCTCTTCCAGCTCAACCGGGAGGTGGACGACCTGGAGCAGTGGATTGCGGAGCGGGAGGTGGTGGCCGGGTCGCACGAGCTGGGTCAGGACTACGAACATGTCACA ATGCTGCAGGAGCGTTTCCGGGAGTTTGCCCGGGACACCGGCAACATCGGCCAGGAGCGCGTGGACGGCGTCAACCGACTGGCGGACGAGCTGATCAACACCGGCCACGGCGACGCCGCCACGGTGGCCGAATGGAAGGACGGGCTGAACGAGGCCTGGGCCGACCTGCTGGAGCTCATCGACACGCGGACGCAGATCCTCGCCGCCTCCTTCGAGCTCCACAAGTTCTACCAAGACGCTAAGGAGATCCTGGCTCGCATCGCGGACAAACACAAGAAGCTCCCTGAGGAGGTGGGCCGAGACCAGAACACAGTGGAGATGCTGCAGAGGATGCACACCACCTTTGAACACGACATCCAGGCTCTGGGAACACAG GTGcggcagctgcaggaggacgcCGTGCGGCTGCAGTCGGCGTACGCGGGAGACAAGGCCGACGACATCCAGCGGCGGGAGAGCGAGGTCCTGGAGGCCTGGAGGACTCTGCTGGAGGCCTGCGATGGACGCAGGGTCCGCCTCCTCGACACTGGAGACAAGTTCCGTTTCTTCAGCATGGTCCGGGATCTGATGCTGTGGATGGAGGACGTGATCCGGCTCATCGAGGCCCAGGAGAATCCCAG AGACGTGTCATCGGTGGAGCTGCTGATGAACAACCATCAGGGCATCAAGGCGGAGATCGACGCCCGTAACGACAGCTTCACCGCCTGCATCGAGTTGGGGAAGGCGCTGCTGGCCAGGAAGCACTACGCCTCCGAGGAG ATCAAAGAGAAGTTGCTGCAGCTGACGGACAAGAGGAAGGAGATGATTGACAAGTGGGAGGACAGATGGGAGTGGCTGCGCCTCA TCCTGGAGGTGCACCAGTTTTCCCGGGATGCGGGCGTGGCCGAGGCCTGGCTGCTGGGTCAGGAGCCCTACCTGTCCAGCAGTCTGATGGGGCAGAGCGTGGACGAGGTGGAGAAGCTCATCAAACGCCATGAGGCCTTCGAGAAGTCGGCTGCCACATGGGAGGAGCGCTTCTCCGCCCTGGAGAGGCTGACCACG ctggagctgctggaggtgaggcgacagcaggaggaggaggagcggatgAGGAGACCCCCCactccagaaccagccctggtcCAGAAGGAGGAGCCTCTGCAGGAAAG cgcCGTCACCCAGAACGGACTCGCCTCGGACCAGGACTCTCCCCGG GACGCGGTGGACGGCGTAGACATGGTGAACGGCGTCATCGAGCGCAGCTCCAAGGAGCCGAGCCCCACCCCCTCGCCCACTCTTGGCAGGAAGAGTAAGAGCAGCCAGTCGTCCACGCTGCCCTCCAGGAACCAGGACTCCATCTCCCAGATGGAGGGGCTGCTGCACCGCAAACACGAGTGGGAGGGCCACAACAAGAAGGCCTCCAACAG GTCGTGGCACAACGTGTACTGCGTCATCAGTAACCAGGAAATGGGCTTCTACAAGGACAGCAAGGCGGTGGCTCAGGGGAGCGCCTACCACAACGAGACCCCCGTCAGCCTGAAGGACGCCGCCTGTGACGTCGCCTCCGActacaagaagaagaaacacgtCTTCAAACTCAG AGCCGCCGATGGAAACGAGTATCTGTTCCAAGCCAAAGATGAA GAGGAGATGAGCACCTGGATCCAGGCCATCCTGAACGCCAGCGCGACCGACCTCCCCGACACACAGAGCAGCAACCCCGGCACGCCGGCTTCTGTGCGCGCTCAGACGCTGCCGGCCTCCATCACTGTCACCACCGAGTCGAGTCCCGGCAAGAGAGAGAAGGACCGGGAGAAGGACAAGGAGAAGCGCTTCAGCCTGTTCAAGAAGAAGCAGTAG